TACGAATGACCTGTTTGCCCCCAATGCCAAAGTGACGAATGCACAAGCCGTACAGTTCCTTGTAAAAGGATTGGCGCTTGCACCGAAAGCCGGTTCCGACAGCAGTACTAAGGCCAGCCAGCTTTTTGACAATGTAAAAGATAATGCCTGGTATGCCTCCTCCTTCGCCCTTGCGAAGCAGAGCGGCCTGACGCTGGCAAAGGATATTAACCCGAATGCACCGATGACCCGTGCAGAATTCGCCCATCTATTGACACAAGCCTTACAAAGCAAGGGCAATTTCCCGGTAACTAAGATGTTCTTTATGATTGAGGATGGCGATAAGCTTACTCCAGAGGTGAATTACAGCCTGCAGGTGCTGCTGAACACGAAGGTGCTCACACTGGATAACGGAAAATTCCGTCCGTCCGATGCGATTACCCGCGCTGAAGCCGCTGTCATGATCCATGATGCCGCTGAATTCGCCGACCGGGTGATTACGCCGAACAATCCGGGCAATGAGCCTTCCGAGCCGGAGCCGGTTCCGGCTAACAATTATGTCTCTGATGTAGTTCTGGACAAAGCCGCGGAAGGCGTCAACAAAGCCACTATCACCGTTGACAATCTGCCTAATCCCGGTTACGGCCTGACAGTAGAGCGTATCGAATTCACCAGCGCCACTACAGCGGTAATCTACTTCAAGGTAACCCTGCCTGACCCGGATAAAATGTATCCACAGGTGATTACCAAAGGCTCAGTATCCACGTACCTGCCCGCAGGCTACACTGCAACAGCTGAGCCTGTAATGGATTCGCGCTGGCTTGAGCCATCGGCTCCAGCGAAGTAAGCTTCTTTATCTACTCTTTATCTAAAGGTAGATAAATTCCTTAAAACTTTAAACGTTGCAAAAGCAGCGATTCTCCGTTATTAGAGAATCGCTGCTTTCTGTCTATTAGGGTTGGGTATTTCGTATACCGCTTAAACAGCGGAGAGGACGGAACGACCCGCGTAAAAGCGTCAGCGGTCGCCTTGGTCTCCGGATTTTCACCGTATAGGGGAATGAAAAAAATCTGGAGAGCACAGCGATTGGAACAACGGTCCGTTCGCGGAGCGTCCA
The window above is part of the Paenibacillus sp. FSL H8-0048 genome. Proteins encoded here:
- a CDS encoding S-layer homology domain-containing protein, translated to MKPTNLTKHAKKMSIACGILAASLSFGASAFAFSDLKGNSAETKINSLHSAGVINGITNDLFAPNAKVTNAQAVQFLVKGLALAPKAGSDSSTKASQLFDNVKDNAWYASSFALAKQSGLTLAKDINPNAPMTRAEFAHLLTQALQSKGNFPVTKMFFMIEDGDKLTPEVNYSLQVLLNTKVLTLDNGKFRPSDAITRAEAAVMIHDAAEFADRVITPNNPGNEPSEPEPVPANNYVSDVVLDKAAEGVNKATITVDNLPNPGYGLTVERIEFTSATTAVIYFKVTLPDPDKMYPQVITKGSVSTYLPAGYTATAEPVMDSRWLEPSAPAK